The Arachis ipaensis cultivar K30076 chromosome B07, Araip1.1, whole genome shotgun sequence genome includes a window with the following:
- the LOC107607460 gene encoding MLO-like protein 9, giving the protein MAVRGEERALDHTPTWAVAAVCASIVLISIVLEKIIHKFEKMFERKKKMALLQALAKIKGELMVLGFISLILTFGQTYISKWCIPEKYANTMLPCVRSTKEEGEGGGGGHNQATPAGAGVVEEKGGAKEAAAEGEPPHRRLLTYERRFLAAASEGCKPGMEPLISVHGMHQLHIFIFFLAVFHVVYSAITMTLGRAKIRGWKAWEQDHIVDQEALNDPRRFRLTHETSFVRDHNSIWTKTPVSFYFVCFFRQFFRSVRKADYLTMRHGFVTVHLAPGSKFDFQKYIKRSLEDDFKVVVGISPILWASVVFFLLVNVHGWHASFGVSFLPLMVILAVGTKLQAIITRMALDIKERHAVVQGIPLVQVSDKYFWFEWPELVLYLIHFVLFQNAFELTYFWWTWYEFGWASCFYEDEILMISRVALGIGAQIITSYVTLPLYALVTQMGSTMKKSIFDEQTSKALKKWHQNALKKIASRGRHATLGGTTMSKSPDGSPSKMSTRSPNAGQSATILSSVDNTIPAYDNRDLLTGP; this is encoded by the exons ATGGCGGTAAGAGGAGAGGAAAGGGCGCTAGATCACACCCCTACATGGGCTGTCGCTGCCGTCTGCGCCTCTATCGTCCTCATTTCTATAGTGCTCGAGAAAATTATACATAAATTCGAAAAA ATGTTTGAACGTAAAAAGAAGATGGCTCTGTTACAAGCACTCGCAAAGATTAAAGGCG AGCTTATGGTTTTGGGATTTATTTCGTTAATATTAACGTTTGGACAAACCTACATTTCCAAATGGTGTATTCCCGAGAAGTATGCAAATACCATGCTACCTTGTGTTAGAAGCACGAAGGAGGAAGGCGAAGGCGGCGGCGGCGGCCACAACCAAGCTACTCCAGCGGGTGCGGGTGTTGTGGAAGAGAAGGGTGGTGCTAAAGAGGCTGCTGCTGAAGGTGAACCGCCCCATCGCAGGCTTTTGACATACGAACGTAGGTTTCTGGCTGCAGCTAGTGAAGGATGTAAACCG GGGATGGAGCCTCTTATATCTGTGCATGGAATGCATCAATTGCACATTTTCATATTCTTCTTGGCTGTCTTCCATGTCGTATACAGTGCCATAACAATGACTCTTGGAAGAGCAAAG ATTCGTGGGTGGAAGGCATGGGAACAGGACCATATTGTGGATCAAGAAGCCTTGAATG ATCCTAGAAGATTCAGACTTACTCACGAGACATCATTTGTGAGGGATCACAACAGTATTTGGACTAAAACTCCAGTTTCCTTCTATTTT GTATGCTTCTTTCGACAGTTTTTCAGATCTGTTCGCAAGGCCGACTATTTGACCATGCGACATGGATTTGTTACT GTTCATTTAGCACCTGGAAGTaagtttgattttcaaaaatatattaagaGGTCATTAGAAGACGACTTTAAGGTAGTTGTGGGAATCAG TCCAATACTTTGGGCATCAGTGGTGTTTTTCTTGCTTGTAAATGTTCATG GATGGCATGCTTCCTTTGGGGTGTCTTTTCTTCCACTAATG GTTATTCTAGCTGTTGGGACAAAGCTTCAGGCAATTATAACCCGAATGGCACTTGACATAAAAGAAAGGCATGCTGTAGTGCAGGGGATCCCTCTTGTTCAAGTCTCTGACAAGTACTTTTGGTTTGAGTGGCCTGAGTTAGTTCTTTATCTCATCCATTTTGTTCTCTTTCAG AATGCATTTGAGCTGACATATTTCTGGTGGACATGG TATGAATTTGGTTGGGCATCTTGCTTTTATGAAGATGAAATACTTATGATTAGTAGAGTTGCACTTGG GATAGGAGCTCAAATAATCACCAGCTATGTCACTCTTCCACTGTATGCACTTGTTACACAG ATGGGATCAACAATGAAGAAGTCAATATTTGATGAACAAACATCGAAGGCTCTAAAGAAGTGGCACCAGAATGCTCTGAAGAAGATAGCATCCAGGGGACGCCATGCCACTTTGGGAGGCACCACTATGTCAAAATCGCCGGACGGTTCACCCAGCAAAATGTCAACTAGATCCCCAAACGCCGGGCAGTCAGCCACCATATTGTCGAGCGTAGATAACACTATCCCCGCCTATGACAACCGTGACCTTCTAACTGGACCATGA
- the LOC107609605 gene encoding protein S-acyltransferase 21, producing the protein MARRHGWELPFHTFQVVAITVFFLLSIAFYAFFAPFLGRDIYEYVAFGVYSALALSVFLLYVRCTAIDPADLGVLLDSDKTSKNQSKADEELAETGKTGLKGEGTSGQHNSSWCSKIGCFFCSFLVREDCRSNEDNNLQQQSGEEEALFCTLCNAEVRKFSKHCRSCDKCVDGFDHHCRWLNNCVGRKNYVTFVCLMAVSLVWLIVECGVGIAVLVRCFVDKRDTENQIAEKLGAGFSRVPFAIIVAICTAVSFLATLPLGELFFFHMILIRKGITTYEYVVAMRTLSEPPGPSVDAGEQHSLPSSPTSSAVTAISGRSSVGMSLQYKGAWCTPPRIFMDHPDEIIPHLEPGRLPSTVDPDAIQPPDKGKKPNHRAVRISAWKLAKLDSNEAAKAAAKARASSSVLRPINARSNPYDADNLSSSNVSGRSSPISNQGFHNKYDAAGTSRLSPYKGSYPPSQASKEDLDSCQHSMSNFSSPQVSNLTPSPMQIPTLSRDHFNPMYQQPSGNQSPLSARESEGNVNPVRDNNGRLPMRGNNIAVSENRRSSVFWDQEAGRFVSSSSGAHGSSQVSGTELLYSGRSIFFGSPVVNEQATTGTRSSSSAAGIQDRDSALREFQQGRSHRGGQLPVFVPGYSQSQSQSQSQSQQNKFS; encoded by the exons ATGGCTCGCCGTCATGGTTGGGAGCTTCCTTTTCACACTTTCCAG GTGGTGGCTATAACGGTTTTTTTCCTGTTATCCATCGCATTCTATGCCTTCTTTGCTCCTTTTCTCGGAAGGGATATTTATGAATACGTGGCCTTTGGTGTTTATTCCGCACTG GCTCTCTCTGTATTCCTTCTTTATGTTCGATGCACTGCCATTGACCCTGCTGATTTGGGAGTTCTGCTTGATTCTGACAAGACATCGAAGAACCAATCAAAAGCCGATGAAGAATTGGCAG AAACTGGCAAGACAGGATTAAAAGGTGAAGGAACGTCTGGTCAGCATAATTCAAGTTGGTGCTCCAAAATTGGATGTTTCTTCTGTAGTTTCCTTGTCAGAGAAGATTGTCGCAGTAATGAAGATAATAATCTACAGCAACAATCTGGAGAAGAGGAAGCTTTGTTCTGTACTTTGTGCAATGCTGAG GTTCGGAAGTTCAGTAAGCATTGTAGAAGCTGTGACAAATGTGTTGATGGATTTGATCACCATTGTCGG TGGTTGAACAATTGTGTTGGACGGAAGAATTATGTCACCTTCGTGTGCCTTATGGCAGTAAGCCTAGTTTGG CTTATAGTTGAATGTGGAGTTGGGATTGCTGTGCTTGTCCGATGCTTTGTTGATAAGCGGGACACAGAAAATCAAATAGCAGAAAAACTTGGAGCTGGATTCTCTCGAGTCCCATTTGCTATTATAGTG GCCATCTGCACAGCAGTTTCTTTCCTGGCAACTTTACCTTTGGGAGAATTGTTCTTTTTTCATATGATCCTGATACGAAAG GGTATTACAACATATGAGTATGTTGTTGCCATGAGAACTCTAAGTGAGCCTCCGGGTCCTTCAGTAGATGCTGGTGAACAGCATAGTCTACCATCATCTCCTACCAGTTCAGCTGTCACTGCAATAAGTGGAAGAAGTTCTGTTGGAATGAGTTTGCAATACAAGGGTGCTTGGTGTACACCTCCGAGAATATTCATGGATCACCCG GATGAAATCATACCACATTTGGAGCCAGGAAGGCTGCCATCCACAGTTGATCCGGATGCAATACAGCCACCTGACAAGGGGAAAAAACCAAATCATCGTGCTGTGCGAATAAGTGCATGGAAACTTGCAAAACTGGATTCCAATGAGGCAGCTAAGGCAGCTGCGAAAGCTCGAGCATCATCATCTGTGCTTCGCCCAATTAATGCTCGGTCTAATCCATATGATGCAGATAATTTATCCAGCAGCAATGTGAGTGGAAGAAGCAGTCCAATTAGCAATCAAGGATTTCATAATAAATATGATGCAGCTGGCACATCAAGGTTATCACCTTACAAGGGCTCATATCCTCCAAGTCAAGCAAGCAAAGAAGATTTAGATTCATGTCAGCACAGTATGAGTAACTTTAGCAGTCCTCAAGTTTCCAACTTAACCCCTTCACCAATGCAGATTCCAACTTTGAGCAGAGACCATTTCAACCCAATGTATCAGCAACCATCAGGGAATCAGTCTCCTTTATCAGCCAGAGAAAGCGAAGGGAATGTAAATCCAGTTCGTGATAACAATGGACGCCTACCAATGAGAGGTAACAACATAGCTGTTTCCGAGAACAGAAGATCATCAGTATTTTGGGACCAAGAAGCTGGGCGCTTCGTCTCGTCCTCATCTGGTGCTCATGGCAGTTCTCAAGTTTCCGGAACAGAGTTATTGTACAGTGGTCGTTCTATATTTTTTGGCAGTCCTGTTGTGAATGAACAGGCAACTACGGGAACAAGAAGTAGCAGCTCAGCAGCTGGTATTCAAGATAGAGATTCTGCATTGAGGGAATTTCAGCAAGGTCGATCACATAGAGGTGGCCAGCTTCCTGTGTTTGTTCCCGGTTATTCGCAATCGCAATCACAATCACAATCACAATCGCAGCAAAACAAGTTCTCATAG